From a region of the Halomonas sp. HL-93 genome:
- a CDS encoding lipocalin-like domain-containing protein — protein MNRRLLLMLITLSLSGCDNGDNTANNAGFAGLGEDADGFQHAQPNQALNVSDDFPQAHAAHPDYRIEWWYLTANLEDDTGKPLGLQWTLFRQALMPPSERPEPTPWAADQLWMAHMAISQGEQHQVAERFGRSHSQAGLSQTHDAQAGVTASPFQAWLDDWQLKASEEADNTAFNHLTLTAYSGEGESRFGYTLELTAEGPLVLHGNKGFSQKAANGQGSMYYSQPFWQIEGDVTLNGETKTVSGRGWLDREWSSQLLDARQSGWDWFSIHLDDGHKLMAFQLRGGGDSEKEPGTDYRSGTWISPQGDATPLATDDLTLTPLATSAVAGRDVPTRWRLEVPSAGLDMHIEAPHADRWMTTSVPYWEGEVVVNDHASGEPLGEGYLEMTGY, from the coding sequence ATGAACCGCCGACTGCTGCTAATGCTGATCACGTTGAGTCTAAGCGGCTGTGACAATGGTGATAACACTGCAAATAACGCAGGCTTCGCCGGTTTAGGAGAAGACGCCGATGGTTTTCAACACGCCCAACCTAACCAAGCGCTTAACGTTTCAGACGATTTCCCACAAGCACATGCCGCCCACCCGGATTACCGTATTGAATGGTGGTACCTCACTGCCAATTTGGAAGATGACACAGGTAAACCGTTAGGCCTGCAGTGGACGCTCTTCCGGCAGGCCCTCATGCCGCCCAGCGAACGCCCCGAACCCACGCCCTGGGCTGCTGACCAGCTCTGGATGGCCCACATGGCGATTTCCCAAGGCGAGCAGCACCAGGTGGCCGAACGCTTTGGGCGCAGTCACTCTCAAGCGGGCCTTTCTCAAACACACGATGCCCAAGCGGGCGTAACAGCTAGCCCGTTTCAGGCTTGGCTGGATGACTGGCAGCTCAAAGCGAGCGAAGAAGCCGACAACACAGCCTTCAACCACCTAACGCTCACCGCTTACAGCGGAGAAGGCGAGTCGCGATTTGGCTATACCCTGGAACTTACTGCCGAGGGACCGCTCGTGTTGCACGGTAACAAGGGGTTCAGCCAAAAAGCCGCCAACGGCCAAGGATCGATGTATTACAGCCAGCCCTTCTGGCAAATAGAAGGCGACGTCACCCTCAATGGTGAAACCAAAACGGTGAGTGGCCGCGGCTGGTTGGATCGCGAATGGAGCAGCCAACTCCTCGATGCCCGTCAATCCGGCTGGGACTGGTTCTCGATCCACCTTGATGACGGCCATAAGCTGATGGCGTTTCAGCTACGTGGCGGCGGTGACTCCGAAAAAGAGCCAGGCACTGACTATCGCTCTGGCACCTGGATTTCTCCCCAAGGCGACGCCACACCTTTGGCAACAGACGACCTTACGCTAACACCACTGGCAACCTCGGCAGTCGCTGGTCGTGACGTACCTACCCGCTGGCGCTTAGAAGTGCCGTCGGCAGGTCTTGATATGCATATCGAAGCGCCCCACGCCGACCGCTGGATGACCACCAGCGTGCCCTACTGGGAAGGCGAAGTAGTGGTCAACGACCACGCCAGCGGCGAACCGCTTGGCGAGGGGTATCTTGAGATGACGGGGTATTAA